A genomic window from Triticum urartu cultivar G1812 chromosome 7, Tu2.1, whole genome shotgun sequence includes:
- the LOC125520046 gene encoding cytochrome c biogenesis CcmF C-terminal-like mitochondrial protein produces the protein IFSGEAQIERIEQMVQLQNFFFFITSMVVPRGTAAPVLLKWFVSRDVPTGASSSNGTIIPIPIPLFPFLVYLHLRKFIRSMDRAKSGVLHAIGQRSVSGRSEVKAKHFGLRGMSNKMTR, from the exons ATCTTCTCTGGAGAAGCTCAAATCGAACGGATAGAGCAGATGGTCCAACTACAGAACTTCTTCTTTTTCATTACTTCCATGGTCGTGCCCCGTGGCACGGCAGCACCCGTACTATTGAAATGGTTCGTCAGTAGAGATGTTCCCACTGGTGCCTCTTCTTCCAATGGTACTATAATTCCTATTCCTATCCCTTTATTCCCTTTTTTGGTCTATCTACATTTAAGGAAATTCATACGCTCCATGGACAGAGCAAAAAGTGGAGTGTTG CACGCGATAGGTCAGCGAAGCGTGAGCGGGCGCTCCGAAGTAAAGGCCAAACACTTCGGCCTAAGGGGAATGAGCAACAAAATGACAAGATGA
- the LOC125520925 gene encoding ribosomal protein S12, mitochondrial: MPTKNQLIRHGREEKRRTDRTRASDQCPQKQGVCLRVSTRTPKKPNSALRKIAKVRLSNRHDIFAHIPGEGHNSQEHSIVLVRGGRVKDSPGVKSHRIRGVKDLLGIPDRRKGRSKYGAERPKSK; this comes from the coding sequence ATGCCTACAAAAAATCAATTGATTCGTCATGGTAGAGAAGAAAAACGGCGCACGGACCGTACTCGAGCTTCGGATCAATGTCCCCAGAAGCAAGGAGTATGCCTGCGTGTTTCGACGAGAACACCGAAAAAACCTAATTCAGCTCTACGTAAGATAGCAAAAGTACGGTTGAGCAATCGACATGATATATTTGCTCACATTCCAGGCGAAGGTCATAATTCGCAGGAACATTCTATAGTCTTAGTCAGAGGAGGTAGAGTGAAAGATTCGCCAGGTGTGAAATCCCATCGTATTCGAGGAGTCAAGGATTTGCTGGGAATTCCGGATCGTAGAAAGGGAAGATCTAAATATGGTGCAGAAAGACCTAAATCGAAATGA
- the LOC125525142 gene encoding NADH-ubiquinone oxidoreductase chain 3, which produces MSEFAPICIYLVISPLVSLIPLGVPFPFASNSSTYPEKLSAYECGSDPSGDARSRFDIRFYPVPILFIIPDPEVTFSFPWAVPPNKIDLFGSWSMMAFLLILTIGSLYEWKRGASDRE; this is translated from the coding sequence ATGTCGGAATTCGCACCTATTTGTATCTATTTAGTGATCAGTCCGCTAGTTTCTTTGATTCCACTCGGTGTTCCTTTTCCATTTGCTTCCAATAGTTCGACCTATCCAGAAAAATTGTCGGCCTACGAATGTGGTTCCGATCCCTCCGGTGATGCCAGAAGTCGTTTCGATATACGATTTTATCCGGTTCCTATTTTATTTATTATCCCTGATCCGGAAGTCACCTTTTCTTTTCCTTGGGCAGTACCTCCTAACAAGATTGATCTGTTTGGATCTTGGTCCATGATGGCCTTTTTATTGATTTTGACGATTGGATCTCTCTATGAATGGAAAAGGGGTGCTTCGGATCGGGAGTAA
- the LOC125520045 gene encoding cytochrome c biogenesis CcmF C-terminal-like mitochondrial protein: MRQKLVPRTVRRPSPTPAIMVRLRSTNTNKIQFTQRLPLGPELHMGKERCCLRGLDHLHGPTSHSICGNLMIYKPSPTSERFMFEHDESLRADLLPINFPASYENGKLEDFLHRWMKNHEHKNFWFSMFPERRYFFSIRETRSTTEVAIHTNPFTDLYAPIGTGSSRTGGWYTTIMKLPFIFSIRIGFLLASSGGSRSLLRQLQKDKLH; this comes from the coding sequence ATGAGGCAGAAACTCGTCCCACGTACGGTTCGGAGGCCGAGCCCCACCCCTGCAATAATGGTGCGGCTTAGGTCAACTAATACGAATAAGATACAGTTCACTCAACGATTGCCCTTGGGTCCCGAACTCCATATGGGGAAGGAACGTTGTTGTTTGCGAGGTCTCGATCATTTACATGGACCCACTTCTCATTCCATTTGTGGGAATTTGATGATTTATAAACCGTCCCCAACGAGCGAAAGGTTCATGTTTGAACATGATGAATCACTTCGTGCCGACCTGTTGCCCATAAACTTTCCTGCCTCATATGAGAATGGAAAACTGGAAGATTTTCTGCATCGGTGGATGAAGAATCACGAACATAAGAATTTCTGGTTTAGCATGTTCCCAGAAAGAAGATACTTTTTTTCCATTCGAGAAACGAGGAGCACGACTGAAGTGGCTATACATACAAATCCATTTACGGATCTATATGCTCCGATTGGAACTGGAAGTTCCAGAACTGGCGGCTGGTATACCACCATAATGAAATTGCCTTTTATTTTTAGTATTCGGATAGGATTTCTGTTGGCTTCATCGGGAGGCTCGCGTAGTTTGTTACGTCAACTCCAAAAGGATAAGTTGCATTAG